The segment ACTTATTATTTTTAATATTTAAGCTGTTCCAAATTGTTCTTCGATTTTCTTTTTGATAATGGTACTTAGAACTTTTCCGTCAACGCTGCCCCGTAGTTCTTTCATGACCACACCCATTAAGGGCCCAACTGCCCCCAAACCCCGCTGGGCAATAAAATCCTGGCGTTGGGCAATTATCTCATCCACCTTTTGTTCAATACTGTCCATATCCATCCCTCTCAAACCCAGATCAGTCGCGGCATCTTGCGCACCGATATCAGGCTGTTTTGATAGTGTCCTTAGCAGGTCGGGCAGGCCTTCTTTGGCTACATCACCAGAATTAATTAAATCAAATACCTGTAGAAAATGGTCGCCCTGTAATTGCTTAATGTCCACTCCTTCCCGCCTGAGTTCAGGCAATGTGCCCACAAGAGTACTGGCAACCAGAGTAGGACTTATCCCCTCTACCTTTGATAATATCTCCTCGAACAAGGTGAACTCGGTAGAATAAGCTATCCTGCCTGATAGTTCTTCGTTCAGGCCGAAATCTGCCATATACCTGGCCTTACGGCGGGGCAGCAGCTCAGGTAACTGTACTGCATCACGCATTTCCCGGGTCACTACCACTGGCGGCACATCGGTCTCAGGGTACATTCTTGCTGCCCCGGGTAAGGGCCGCATATAGGCTGAATTACCGTCTGGCAGTGCCCTTCTGGTCTCTTCCGGAATGGCTTCCAGGGCAAGTCTGGCTCGTTCTATTACCATCTGCATGGCTCCGTGGGCTCGATCTTCAAGGTCAGCCACCATTACAACACAATCTTCATCATGGGCATCCAGGGTCTTTCGCAGGGTCTCAATTTCCTTGTCAGTGATACCATATGCCGGCAGCTCATCAGTATGGAATATACCTCCAACACCTGACTTTTTAGCATAGTCAGAGAATTCTGTGCCCAATCTGCGGCCAGGTTGTATTTCGCTGCCCACAAGACCTGCGAAACCTGGTAGGTTTATTGCCTTCACCGCACCCTTCTTCAGTGCTTTTTTAATCACTTTGGACTGGGATTGGGCAAATATATCAGTGACATCAATGATCTCACCCGGAACTGTAGCATTCCTTCTGGTCAGTTCATCTTTGATCTCCAGCAGATTAACCTGTCTTTCCACTTCCTGCTCAAGAATTGTCTCGATCAGATCCAGTGCCTGTACCCCTTTGACCTCTACCCGGGCACCCCTGGCAATTGAGACATTCACATCCTGCCTGATGGTACCTAAGCCCCGTTTCACCCTTCCTGTTGAGCGCAGCAGCATTCCTAATAGCTCTGCCACTTCCCTTGCATGGGCTGGAGAGACAATATCAGGATCGGTGCCGATCTCCACCAGCGGGATGCCCAGTCTGTCAAGGGAGTATTCTACGCTATCGCCCCTGTCCTCTATCTTCTGGGCGGCTTCTTCTTCCAGGCAGAGTACGCTAATTCCCACATTATTGTGGGTTGTTTCTATGAATCCGCCTATCGATACCAG is part of the Methanosarcinales archaeon genome and harbors:
- the gatE gene encoding Glu-tRNA(Gln) amidotransferase subunit GatE encodes the protein MSRQYDYNELGFKSGLEIHQQLDTKEKLFCGCPTILRDLKDSHFEFFRYLRPTRSEMGEVDSAALEEAMLTKKFVYKAYNTTCLVENDEEPPRELNPEGVAITLQMAKLMHMDVFDEVHTMRKIVIDGSNTSGFQRSALVSIGGFIETTHNNVGISVLCLEEEAAQKIEDRGDSVEYSLDRLGIPLVEIGTDPDIVSPAHAREVAELLGMLLRSTGRVKRGLGTIRQDVNVSIARGARVEVKGVQALDLIETILEQEVERQVNLLEIKDELTRRNATVPGEIIDVTDIFAQSQSKVIKKALKKGAVKAINLPGFAGLVGSEIQPGRRLGTEFSDYAKKSGVGGIFHTDELPAYGITDKEIETLRKTLDAHDEDCVVMVADLEDRAHGAMQMVIERARLALEAIPEETRRALPDGNSAYMRPLPGAARMYPETDVPPVVVTREMRDAVQLPELLPRRKARYMADFGLNEELSGRIAYSTEFTLFEEILSKVEGISPTLVASTLVGTLPELRREGVDIKQLQGDHFLQVFDLINSGDVAKEGLPDLLRTLSKQPDIGAQDAATDLGLRGMDMDSIEQKVDEIIAQRQDFIAQRGLGAVGPLMGVVMKELRGSVDGKVLSTIIKKKIEEQFGTA